One Indicator indicator isolate 239-I01 chromosome Z, UM_Iind_1.1, whole genome shotgun sequence genomic window carries:
- the KANK1 gene encoding KN motif and ankyrin repeat domain-containing protein 1, which yields METRRRLEQEKMMHVTPGDVRRPRLSSFGGMGSTSSLPSFVGSGGYSHTSQQLQNGYQGNSDYGACFSSSLGSSIRHSPMSSGISTPITNVSPVHLQHIREQMAVALKRLKELEEQVKTIPVLQVKISVLQEEKRHMMAELKNQRKATSNDTYGFRKRSYSAGNAEHWEHMSQVRRGGELYIDCEEEIATIEQSSQRIEEFRQLTAEMQALEKKIQDSNYESPANLRVNREGLTREARSVAVGADENMNDVVIYNRSARQYKEVAVGTEKEMRESGVGVTEAMLGLSTETEKEIELQQQTIEALKEKIYRLEVQLKETTHDREMTKLKQELQAAGSRKKMDKAVMAQPCVVSRMVEARIQTRDQMVGDHVDVIDSSVGNHLQMSSIGTSCRPAMQSTAVGPELLMSQWLVKEKAEVQDQGTGWSIELQDKAVGTEMSICETGINTEEPAVVPSQSWTAQAAIAARSVGCGDCSVDVVVCTPKESVSRETTTEAVSRAEAMVMAVPSMASQQTSTALEMVNQCTSTEMASLADCGTNTALSSCDKQTNTESVETRSVAVGDGRVKDIQASAKTRSVGVGTLLSSHPIFEKPSAIKTKDSAVGQISIHENYLVGLKMRSIACGPPPLPVVPAGTRSIGVGGGSVCEQMSDLLEPPLPPPELRTGLDHYIERVQKLLQEQQMLLAENYSELAEAFGEPHSQIGSLNSQLLSTLTSINSVMKYASTEELRSLDLQKQCTERSTSSGATLEYIPHGQLANVHLSSNMRTLKLEQDTVPPPEERKAALVEAVQGRKSFSSQDKTLTPINLTDDQLASGLYVCTSNENTLKSIMKKRDGKKDLNNTKKNLQFVGINGGYETTSSDDSSSEESSSSDSEDECEGHEYPHSQHMEEGQPTPHAPEVCVVGAEKDSTPPECEAEEVEIRERYELSEKMLSACHLLRSNIDDPKALTSKDVRFCLNTIQHEWFRVSSQKSAVPEMVGDYIAAFEEISPAVLRHIINMADGNGNTALHYSVSHSNFEIVKLLLDANVCNVNHQNKAGYTPIMLAALAAVEAEKDMKIVEELFSYGDVNAKASQAGQTALMLAVSHGRIDMVKALLACGADVNIQDDEGSTALMCASEHGHVEIVKLLLAQPGCNGTLEDNDGSTALSIALEAGHKDIAVLLYAHVNFSKTQSPGTPRLSRRTSPAPTHRATFE from the exons ATGGAAACACGGAGGCGACTCGAGCAGGAGAAGATGATGCATGTCACACCTGGCGATGTTCGCAGGCCTCGGCTTTCCAGCTTTGGAGGCATGGGTTCCACaagctctctcccctcttttgtGGGATCTGGTGGGTACAGTCACACgtctcagcagctgcagaatgGATATCAGGGGAACAGTGACTACGGCGcctgcttcagctcctcctTGGGCAGTTCTATTCGTCACAGCCCCATGAGCTCAGGAATATCCACACCAATCACCAATGTCAGCCCAGTGCATCTGCAGCACATCAGGGAGCAAATGGCAGTTGCCCTCAAGCGTCTCaaagagctggaggagcaggtcAAGACCATTCCTGTGTTGCAGGTCAAAATTTCAGTGTTacaggaagagaagaggcaCATGATGGCTGAACTCAAAAACCAGAGGAAAGCCACTTCAAATGATACGTACGGTTTCAGAAAGCGATCCTACAGTGCAGGAAATGCAGAGCACTGGGAACACATGTCTCAGGTGAGAAGAGGTGGAGAACTGTATATAGATTGTGAGGAAGAGATAGCGACCATAGAGCAGAGCTCTCAGAGGATAGAGGAGTTTAGGCAGCTGACTGCTGAGATGCAAGccctggagaaaaaaatccaggatAGCAACTATGAAAGTCCAGCAAACCTCCGGGTGAACAGAGAAGGCCTGACAAGAGAAGCCCGATCTGTTGCTGTAGGTGCTGATGAGAACATGAATGATGTGGTTATATACAACAGATCTGCAAGGCAATACAAAGAAGTAGCTGTGgggacagagaaagaaatgagagagTCTGGGGTTGGTGTGACTGAAGCCATGCTTGGCTTGTCTACAGAGACTGAGAAAGAGATAGAGCTTCAGCAGCAAACCATTGAAGCCCTTAAGGAGAAGATTTACAGACTAGAGGTTCAGTTAAAGGAAACAACCCATGACAGGGAAATGACCAAATTAAAACAGGAGCTGCAGGCGGCTGGatctaggaaaaaaatggataaaGCTGTGATGGCTCAGCCCTGCGTAGTCAGCAGGATGGTGGAGGCTCGCATACAAACAAGAGACCAAATGGTGGGAGACCACGTGGATGTCATTGATTCCTCAGTGGGAAACCACCTGCAGATGAGCAGCATTGGCACCTCCTGCAGACCTGccatgcagagcacagctgtgggCCCTGAGCTGCTAATGAGCCAGTGGCTGGtgaaggagaaggcagaggtgcaagACCAGGGCACGGGGTGGTCCATTGAGCTGCAAGAtaaggcagtgggcacagagaTGAGCATCTGTGAGACAGGCATCAACACAGAGGAGCCTGCAGTTGTGCCGAGCCAAAGCTggacagcacaggcagccaTAGCTGCGAGGTCTGTGGGCTGTGGGGATTGCTCAGTAGATGTGGTGGTTTGTACCCCTAAGGAGAGCGTGTCCCGTGAAACCACCACAGAGGCTGTGTCaagagcagaggcaatggtgATGGCTGTGCCTTCTATGGCTAGCCAGCAAACCAGCACTGCGTTGGAGATGGTGAACCAGTGCACCAGCACAGAGATGGCCTCCCTGGCAGACTGTGGGACAaacactgctctgagcagctgtgaTAAACAGACCAACACAGAGAGTGTGGAGACACGGAGTGTGGCGGTAGGAGATGGCAGAGTGAAGGACATACAAGCGTCTGCTAAAACACGTTCAGTTGGAGTGGGCAccttgctctccagccaccctATCTTTGAAAAGCCGTCTGCAATAAAAACCAAAGACTCTGCTGTTGGGCAGATAAGCATTCATGAAAACTACCTGGTTGGCCTTAAAATGAGAAGCATTGCCTGCGGTCCCCCTCCACTGCCAGTTGTGCCAGCTGGCACTAGGAGCATTGGTGTTGGTGGAGGGTCTGTGTGCGAGCAGATGAGTGACCTGTTGGAACCCCCTCTACCACCACCTGAGCTGAGGACGGGCTTGGATCACTACATTGAGCGtgtgcagaagctgctgcaggaacagcagATGCTGCTTGCTGAAAATTACAGTGAATTGGCAGAAGCCTTTGGGGAACCCCACTCCCAGATTGGATCTCTCAATtcacagctcctcagcaccctcacCTCCATCAACTCAGTCATGAAATATGCCAGCACAGAGGAACTGCGAAGCCTGGACCTTCAGAAGCAGTGCACAGAGAGGAGCACTTCATCAG GTGCTACTTTGGAGTACATCCCTCATGGCCAGCTTGCAAATGTCCACTTATCTTCAAATATGCGAACGCTGAAATTGGAGCAGGACACTGTGCCTcctccagaggagaggaaggctgctctggTGGAAGCTGTTCAGGGAAGgaagtctttttcttctcagGACAAAACTCTCACTCCAATTAACCTGACAGATGACCAGCTTGCCTCTGGCCTCTATG tgtGTACTAGTAATGAAAACACACTCAAATCTATCATGAAGAAAAGGGATGGGAAGAAGGATTTGAACAACACCAAGAAGAACCTACAGTTTGTGGGCATTAATGGCGG GTATGAGACGACATCGAGCGATGActccagctctgaggagagctcTTCCTCAGATTCGGAGGACGAGTGTGAGGGCCATGAATACCCCCACAGCCAGCACATGGAGGAAGGGCAGCCCACGCCCCATGCTCCGGAGGTCTGTGTCGTGGgggcagagaaggacagcaCACCTCCGGAGTGTGAGGCTGAGGAAGTGGAAATCAGAGAGAG ATACGAACTCAGTGAAAAGATGCTTTCTGCCTGCCACCTGCTGAGAAGTAACATTGATGACCCCAAGGCATTGACCAGCAAAGATGTG AGGTTTTGTTTAAATACCATCCAGCATGAGTGGTTTCGTGTCTCAAGTCAGAAGTCAGCTGTCCCTGAAATGGTTGGAGATTACATAGCTGCCTTTGAAGAGATTTCTCCCGCTGTCCTCAGACATATCATCAATATGGCAGATGGAAATGGAAACACAGCTCTGCATTACAGTGTCTCCCATTCTAACTTTGAAATTGTAAAACTTCTTCTGGATGCAA ATGTCTGTAATGTAAATCATCAGAACAAGGCTGGCTATACTCCCATCATGCTTGCTGCACTTGCAGCTGTGGAAGCAGAGAAGGATATGAAGATAGTAGAGGAACTGTTCAGCTATGGGGACGTGAATGCTAAAGCCAGCCAG GCTGGTCAGACTGCACTGATGCTAGCTGTGAGTCACGGTCGGATAGACATGGTCAAAGCTTTACTGGCCTGTGGTGCAGATGTCAATATCCAGGATGATGAGGGCTCTACAGCTCTGATGTGTGCTAGTGAACATGGACATGTAGAGATTGTCAAACTTCTGCTGGCTCAGCCTGGGTGTAATGGCACCCTGGAAGACAAT gatggcagcacagcacttTCAATAGCCCTGGAAGCTGGACATAAGGACATAGCAGTTCTCCTTTATGCCCATGTCAACTTTTCCAAAACCCAGTCACCG gGCACTCCTAGGCTTAGCAGAAGGACATCTCCTGCTCCCACCCACAGAGCCACATTTGAGTAG